DNA from Verrucomicrobiales bacterium:
TCTCAAAGTTCGGATCGCCGTCACCAACCAGTCGGATCCAAGCTTCGTGCACCAATGCCGTCGGCTGCAGCGTATGCCCCGACGCCTCTCCTGCCATCTTCTGGGCGGCAATCCGCTTCAGCTCCGTGTATACGAGTGAGAGTAATTGCTCCGCGGATTGCTGCTTACCATCCCGGATCTCGCCCAGAATTCGTGTCACTTCGGACATATTTGCTCCTCAGAGGGGCTCTGGTGGAAAGAAAGTGCGCGTGGGGTGCATAGAAGGATCTTTAGAATCTGAACGGGCGAATGCGATCACATTCTCATGATGCCTTTATTCATCTCATGCAAGTTCTCCAAGGACAACTGTGCAAACTCCCTCCCATTAAGCGCCGAAGGATCGTGCGCTCGGCCTACCTCCTACCTGGCAGCGCTCCGAGCTAATTCGTTGTCCAGCGATTGCTAAACACTCATTTTACGGGCACCAAAACGGGCACCAAATGGTTCAGTTGGGTTAGGTTGAGTTCAGATCAGTTAGCTTGATTTCCTTAGTAAAATGAGACATTTTGGCCTCGTTCGAAGGTCGTAGGCGGACGATTCCGACCCTCGCCTCCAAATTTTCGCACAGAGCGAAAATTTGCCACGCCGAAGCTTCAGCGCGAAGGCGGGCTTCCGATCCCCCCTACCTACTCGGAACTGCGGAAATGTCCAGGCGGACTACCTCAGCCCATATCCCCTCCGCAAAAATTCGCCACGCCTTAGCTCTGAGTCTGCCCTGAGCTTGTCGAAGGGAAAGCGGGCTAGCAAGGTCCCTCCCCACCCCCAACATTCCAAGCCACTAAGCTCGCTTCCCTGTCTCCGTCGCTACTGCTAACAGACATCTCCCTGCCCGCCCGGAACGTTCGATTCTCAGAGTAGATCTGAGCCGAGTCAGCACCCTGCTCGCCTCCAACCTTCCCGAAGTTCTCCGCAATCGCATTGTTCATTTACAGGATAATCCGCAGTCAGCCCAGAATGTGTTGCATTCATTTCTTCCTGCAAACGTTTGGATAAACCGCCGATCGCTTCCTGCTCGGCTATCGGTATCTGATTCAGGGCCGGACCACCCCGTTCACAACCCGTTCACAACCCGTTCCGGCAGGCCCTGACATGTGCTGAGGTTGAGTCTCTGAAATTCGTTCCACGGTCGCCCAACTTGAGCGCTTACGCGGAACGCTTTGTTCGTACCATCCAAGAGTCGTGTTTGGATAACCTGATCTTGTTTGGCGAATCGTCCTTGCGAGAAGCTGCTTCTCAGCTCGTTGAACATTATCATCAGGAACGAAACCACCAGGGACTCGAGAATAAAATCATCCGGCCTGAGTTCGAGGAGTTCCCCGCAGAAGGATCGGTGCACGGTCGTAAAAGGCTCGGCGGCCTTTTGAACTACCACTACCGAAAAGCCGCATGAAAATCGCCTCGTTCGAATTTGTGGACACTGGGCTACAGGCTCAGCAAACCGCCAGTCCTCACTCAACACCTCCTTGAGAGTTCTGGAGTCTTCCTAAGTACAGTAGGGCCAACCATCTCCTTGCACCGAGCAATCCGTTGGGTGGTTCGCGACCAGTTCTTAACTCAGGGCGAGCATAGTCCGTTGACCTAGCGGTTTCTATATCCAGAATTCGCGCCACTACTCATAAGTCACAGCCAACGCACGGCCGACTTTCTCGATCAGAGACCTCGGTGCTGCGAGGTAATAGACTGAAACCACATGAACCACGAAATCTATGAGAACCATACTCGCCAGTCTTCGTATCATCTTTATGCTAACACTTTGGGTCGCAGTGCCGTATGGCCATGGCGGGACACTTGTTGGCGGTATAGTAAACGGAGTTTGGAGAACCGGGGGCTCTCCATTCTACGTGACCAACAACATCACCGTGAGCAGCCTCGCTATCGAACCTGGTGTCCACATTGTTTTTCTTGGTCCGTTTACCTTTTCGGTTCCGGGCATCATCAAAGCGATCGGCACTGAGAGCGATCCCATCGTCTTCACCAGGACCAATTCGATTGCGAAATGGGGGGGAATTGTTTTTCAGAACTCAGGACCCGGGAGCGAACTGGAGCATTGCCGGATCGAGGGTTCGGGCAATAGCGGAGTACGAATCAACGATAGTCAGCCCTCGTTCCGCTGGTGCGTGATAGCCAACAACTCCTCAACGGCCGGTGGAGGCGGGTTCTCAATCAACATGGGCTCCGCCAACCTTGAGATCATCGGTTGCACGATTACCAATAATGTTGCCAGCCGAGCTGACGGCGGTGGGATTCGGGCCATCATGGGAACAGGTACCCTCATTCTCTCAGACTGTTTCGTAGGAGGAAACTCGGCCTCTATCACCGACGGAGCGATAGCCGGAGGAGGCATGAATGTGCAAGGGAATGCAGACTTAGTCCGTTGTGTCATCCGTGGGAACCGTGCAGATGCTCACGAGGCGATCCCTGGCGGGGCCTCAGCCGCCCGTGGCGCCGGAATGTTCGCCGCGAAGGGAACAACAAGGCTGCTGAACTCTACCTTGCTTAACAATGTTGCGTATAGCACCGCTGCGGGTGGAATGTCCGGAAACAGAGGCTTTGCGTACGGAGGTGGATTTTATCAGTCCGGCGGCAATGCGACGCTAGCAAATACCATCGTCTGTGCGAACACCGCCTCGTCGACACACGGTTCTGAGGGCGGAGGTGTTTATGCCGACGGGGCAGCTGTCACTGTCCTGAACTCCACGGTGATGGACAATACATTGCTCGGAGTGGCATGTGTCAATGCCGCGACCTGCTCGATTCAGAATTCGATTCTGTACTTCAATAACGGCAGCCGGCAGCAGGTATCCGCGAACTGCATTGTCAGTTTCAGTGACGTTCAAGGAAGTGCCCCTGGGCAAGGAAACATTGACTTGAACCCAATCGTTAACGACCAGTATGAGATTGTGCTGGGTTCTCCTGCTGTCGATGCTGGGAATCCCGACCCTCGGCACAACGACATTTGCTTCCCGCCTTCGATGGGCACAGCTCGAAACGACATGGGAGCGCATGGCGGTCCGGGCGGGTGCAGTTGGAGTGGCGAATGTACCGACCTCTCAATCGGGCGTGAACCGCAAAGCGTCGTGACCTGCAGTGGACAGACGATCGCCCTTGGCGTTGTCGCTGTCGGTTCGTCTCCTTTGCGTTACCAGTGGTATCATAACACGAACTCGCCTATCAGTGGTGCGACCAATTCGACTCTCGCTATATCAAATGCGCAGCCAGCAGATGCAGGAGTCTACCATGTTGTTGTAGCAAGCCCATGCGATTCGATTAAGAGTTCGTTCGCATCAGTTCAGGTCAGCCCTGTATGTACGTCGATTGCACTCTATGCTGGGCTGAGTTTCAGCATGCTGACTCCAGGGCGCTTCTATAGCGTCGAATACTCCACGAATCTGTTGGATGCAACCGGGTGGATCTCATTGGACAATTTCACCCCTACGGGTGCGACGCACTTTTACCTCGATCCTCAACCAGTGAGTAAGCCGAGACGGTTTTATCGTGTCCTCGAGTGCATGCCATGACAGTTTCGCGCGCCCCACTCACTTTAGTAGAGATCCACTCGTGGTCTCAAAGTGCTCGTGCCCAAGAGGTACCAATGATCGTGTGGGAAAGTTCTCTGTGAAGAAGCCAGGATCCATTAGCGGGTTATCCGCCGCGCGCTGTGCTCGGGCACACTGAATCTCTCCGGCTGACTTCGGAACGCCTTGGCGAATCTGAAGTGCGAGCCTTATCCGCGACACTACTTAGTCTTTAGATGCGGGGCAGTTGGCCTGCTCTCCGGGCCAGTTCCGCTATATCCCAAAATGGCCTAACCTCGTTGATACCCTCCATCTCATTTATGAAACGTCTATTCCTTCTTATTTCGTTCGGTGGGCTACTTCCTTGGTCCAAAGCAATCGCGGCAGAAAATCCGTGGTGGGGACATTTCGGTTATCGATATGTTTCCGGCATCGACTACACGCATTCGCATGATACTCATCCCGATGATCGTTGGCTACAAAACGGGAACTTGCCGGGGTCGGCTGGCACGACCCATGTGTCTGAGGCTCATGTCGTCCAGTTCGGGCTGGGCCGTGACTTCAGTCTCCCGCAGAACTTCGTGGCCTGGTCATCGCTCGACCTTGGGGTCGGTGTGAATATGGATAAGCGCCAGAATGCGAATGATCCCAGGCCGCCTGCAACTGGGGCGTTCGTCTTTTCATGGCCATTGTGGCTCGCTGATGTTGGCCTGGGCGTGGGCTACAATCTGGGCCGGGTTCGTGTCGGTGCTGAAGCTCGCGGTGGCGGCTTGCTCATCCTTTCGGGCTATGATCGCTACTCCAGCTTGGATGTCCAGGCGGCGAAATGGCAGTGGACATATGGTCTCGGCCCCACAGTGTCTGTGAGAGTGTCGGACAGAATTGACCTAGAAGGCCGCGCTCTCTTCGGGAATGTTAGTTCGGTGACATTCTCCCTGGCCATCCACTTTTGACCTGCTGCTGTGAACGA
Protein-coding regions in this window:
- a CDS encoding right-handed parallel beta-helix repeat-containing protein — encoded protein: MRTILASLRIIFMLTLWVAVPYGHGGTLVGGIVNGVWRTGGSPFYVTNNITVSSLAIEPGVHIVFLGPFTFSVPGIIKAIGTESDPIVFTRTNSIAKWGGIVFQNSGPGSELEHCRIEGSGNSGVRINDSQPSFRWCVIANNSSTAGGGGFSINMGSANLEIIGCTITNNVASRADGGGIRAIMGTGTLILSDCFVGGNSASITDGAIAGGGMNVQGNADLVRCVIRGNRADAHEAIPGGASAARGAGMFAAKGTTRLLNSTLLNNVAYSTAAGGMSGNRGFAYGGGFYQSGGNATLANTIVCANTASSTHGSEGGGVYADGAAVTVLNSTVMDNTLLGVACVNAATCSIQNSILYFNNGSRQQVSANCIVSFSDVQGSAPGQGNIDLNPIVNDQYEIVLGSPAVDAGNPDPRHNDICFPPSMGTARNDMGAHGGPGGCSWSGECTDLSIGREPQSVVTCSGQTIALGVVAVGSSPLRYQWYHNTNSPISGATNSTLAISNAQPADAGVYHVVVASPCDSIKSSFASVQVSPVCTSIALYAGLSFSMLTPGRFYSVEYSTNLLDATGWISLDNFTPTGATHFYLDPQPVSKPRRFYRVLECMP
- a CDS encoding transposase, whose translation is MSAYAERFVRTIQESCLDNLILFGESSLREAASQLVEHYHQERNHQGLENKIIRPEFEEFPAEGSVHGRKRLGGLLNYHYRKAA